The following coding sequences lie in one Homalodisca vitripennis isolate AUS2020 chromosome X, UT_GWSS_2.1, whole genome shotgun sequence genomic window:
- the LOC124369411 gene encoding vegetative cell wall protein gp1-like, whose product MGTDEVDVVIATAAYLALPRRLLQPARLTPAYLRSLPPARPSPARLTPAYLRSLPPARPSPAGSLRPTFAHCHRSDPARPGSLRPTFAHFHRPDPARPGSLRPTLAHFHRPDPARPGSLRPTFAHFHRPDPARPGSLRPTFAHCHRPNPARPSLLRLTYAHFHRPDPARPSSLRPTFAHCHRPDPARPGSLRPTFAHCHRPDPARPGSLRPTFAHFHRSDPARPGSLRPTFAHCHRPDPARPGSLRPTFAHFHRPDPARPSLLRLFRSASAYCDMWRVHYDWPGPVNPFYVNAVISTPSAMILNNLAFQEY is encoded by the exons ATGGGCACTGACGAGGTGGACGTTGTGATAGCAACAGCTGCTTATCTCGCGTTAC CACGGCGACTACTGCAACCGGCCCGGCTCACTCCGGCCTATCTTCGCTCACTGCCACCGGCCCGACCCAGCCCGGCCCGGCTCACTCCGGCCTACCTTCGCTCACTGCCACCGGCCCGACCCAGCCCGGCCGGCTCACTCCGGCCTACTTTCGCTCACTGCCACCGGTCCGACCCAGCCCGGCCCGGCTCACTCCGGCCTACCTTCGCTCACTTCCACCGGCCCGACCCAGCCCGGCCCGGCTCACTCCGGCCTACCTTAGCTCACTTCCACCGGCCCGACCCAGCCCGGCCCGGCTCACTCCGGCCTACCTTCGCTCACTTCCACCGGCCCGACCCAGCCCGGCCCGGCTCACTCCGGCCTACCTTCGCTCACTGCCACCGGCCCAACCCAGCCCGGCCCAGCTTACTCCGGCTTACCTACGCTCACTTCCACCGGCCTGACCCAGCCCGGCCCAGCTCACTCCGGCCTACCTTCGCTCACTGCCACCGGCCCGACCCAGCCCGGCCCGGCTCACTCCGGCCTACCTTCGCTCACTGCCACCGGCCCGACCCAGCCCGGCCCGGCTCACTCCGGCCTACCTTCGCTCACTTCCACCGGTCCGACCCAGCCCGGCCCGGCTCACTCCGGCCTACCTTCGCTCACTGCCACCGGCCCGACCCAGCCCGGCCCGGTTCACTCCGGCCTACTTTCGCTCACTTCCACCGGCCCGACCCAGCCCGGCCCAGCTTACTCCGGCTTTTCCGGTCTGCCTCCGCGTATTGCGACATGTGGCGGGTACACTACGACTGGCCCGGCCCGGTCAACCCTTTCTACGTTAACGCCGTGATATCTACTCCATCAGcaatgattttaaacaatttagcaTTTCAAGAGTATTAG